The DNA region CACACAAATCTACTGAATCACAATTGTTTTCTGTTATGACTTGATGTCAGAGTAAAAATGTAAGGTACATTAAAATTCCATCTGAAAACACGTTCCTACACAAAACCAGCAAGTGAAAGGTGGATGGGGTGCTGCAAATTAAATGTACGAATTTGAGTTGTGTCTCTGACTTTGTCATGAATTCAAAGATAAAGAAGCTGACACGTTCCCGCTTTTCGAAGGAACAGACATCTTCCTtccgtgtgtttgtttgcacagcTCTTATCGTCGTCTTCCCTATTAAGGAGCATCAGAGTCTGGGAACAGCAGGCCCTGCTACAGGCAGGACGATAAACAGCCTTTGCCAAGCTCCCAGCCAGATGGTCTTGACTTTGTCATGAAGAGTGTAGACACTTTCTATCAAACAACATCACCTCTTCAAAATGCTGGTTGAAGAACCATGACAAGGACTATATGTATCCATACATCCATCTTCTATACCTTGAGGGGGTTCCCACTCAGTGTACAGAAACACCCTAGAAACACCATGGAAACACCTGATCCATCACAGGGCAGGAAATCAGAAAAAACCCACACTATGGCTGTGACTAATAATCATTTCTATTAGCGATTAACCTGATTATAAATTTACAATTATTCATGCCtacaaatagcttgttttgagGTATGTCCCAAGCCCAAAaatcagtttactatcacataagacaaaggaaagcagcaaatcctcacaactgagaagctggaactagggGATGTCTGGTATTTTTGCGTGATAGTTGCTAGTTCCTTTCCAGTTGATCGATCAATTAATTGGTCATTTTAGCTCTAATGGAGACCATAGAAACTACACAGAAAGAACCATGGCTGAGATTTAAAACACATCCTCACCACGCAGCCAATGTGCTGCCCCTGACCAGGTCTTTGATTTCATAAAACAGGATTAAATGTAAACCGCTTTCAATCACACCGCAaatctgtgctgcagctgaccTCCACCTTTAAATCATAAACAATGTTGGCATATGGGATGAGGTttgaaaacacataaacagactgGTAAATAAAGAGATAGATGAGGAGACATAAAAATAGGCAGAGATCCAGACAGAATTTCCCTTCAGGTTAATATCTGGAAAAAACTGACAAACCTTCCATGGGCATGAAAATCTAAATGAAGGAACTTGTCTTCATGAGAGAGCGCCCTCTTGGCCCTCTGATGGTTGCTGCGCACAAGCTCTGTTTCGTAGGACAGACCTTCATAGTGACGGATGTACTTGTTCAGGGGATTTCTATAGTGTCCTGTGtgaaaaaagcagaagaagtcCTGttatcagcaaaaacaaagaaaatgcaagCCTTCTGAACTTAATGAAATGCATATTCTTACAGAACCAAAGTACATGACGGGCATCCCGGGTGTATGGATACAATCTTTCTGTCATTCATTCTAggttgtatgtactgtatgtaactgGACCAAAAATAATGTGTGCATATAGATGTGCCTGAGAGCTCATTAcgcagaaataaaatgaaagaagattatgaacataacataacataaaaatatgcaTATAAAAGACTAAATGTTGGGAAATAGATACTAAAATCCAAGTCCATACGTTTGCAACCGCCTTGGTACCACAGTGTGTCTGTCCCACCGATTATTCTTAGCAGATAAACTGAAACTCTTGTTCTGTATATTTGGCAATATGTTTCAAGCATTAGATACTCTAACTTGAGtctttaaaatcacattagAGTATAACAGCTACGTTTTAGATTAAAAAACTGAGACATGGAACATGTTAGGATAATTTCGGTGCCCAAAAAATGGATGATCAGGCTGACATTTGACAGGCAGGCTTAAAGCTATGGAAAATTACAGCAAACCAGTACAGCctgcattttaaaattcaaCTAAATCTATTTAAGTCAAATGGATGCCAGTTTTGGAGCTGTGCTCAACAATAGCCCCCAGCGTCACAGCATTATTATTTCGCCACCAGAAGAGTGGGTGGTGGGCttgtaggaaaaaaaagattgtcaAGCACCTCCACCCATTTCACCAACTGCTACAAAAGCAGTCGGCAATCTCCATTTTAAGAAAACATGTAATCTTGTTTAGGCCATTTAAGCCCTTCTGAAAGTTACTTTGTTTTCAATGTTTAGACTGTACACTGACACATCTGGAAGATCAGATCTTTGCCCAGTAACATATAAAATCAAAAGACAGTATTTTCAGTAAATACAGTGTATGTAATTAGTACTGTCTGACTAGTACTGGTGAGCCATAAATTACAGGATTCAATGTAACTATGTAAGAAAGATGGGTAAGTAGACCAGGCTTCAGCTAGTTCTCTGTTCATGTGCAGTATGAAATATTTAGGTGCTAACATTAAATTTTTCATTGAGGTGACTATGAGAAGTGAAGGCCATGACTATTCGGAAATGTCTTCATTTCACAAGGCCTACAACAAATATAGACAATAAGCATTGAGCAATCACAAAGATTCCTGATTTCTGTGCTCATACGAAACCATCAGAATTAATCAAAAACCtgcacaaaacaacagaagattGATCAAAGTAACGTTACGTGGTGAAGAATCACAGCCGCATACAtcttttgatgttatttttaccACGCGGCCCTGTTATGTGAAAAAGTTGTGGCTGCTacttttgacagtttgacaagGGATCCATTTTGAGATTAAAAATATTCCGATTGCCAAACTATGGACCCTACAACTGACTGAGTACATTTAACTCATACGTAGCTAATTTTGTTTTACTGGTATAAGATTAAAAATCACAGTAGAGGCAATTAGCAGGTGTGTGATGCCATAGGTACATCACGAGTAAATACAgcatgggagggggggggcgaccccccccaaaaaaaacgaattattttcaaaatactGAATCCAGAGTTATTGCCGCAAACGTTAACAACGTTAACAACGTTACGTTAAAAAATTTTAAAATTAGAGAATAGCATAAGACACAGCACTGACCAGGGGCAACACAGTCAACAAAATCATTCGGGCAAATCTGAAAACTTGTGTCATATATTGTGAACGCTGACGTAACATAATGTCAGTGGctagatgtattttttttttgtcagatatCGAGACGTTAGCGGCTACAGTGTTAGCTAGCACAAAGCTAACGGTCTGTTAACCCAGTCGATATCTCCGTCTTCTCATAACAATGGCTGTCGGCGCTATTCGCACGATAACAACAAAACCGACACAAGCCTGACAATAAAATCGGtgacaacacacagaaataactCAGCAATATCGTTTTATTTTAATCAACTGCACGAATCCAAGTCAGCTTTTACGATATATATCATTTGTAAGCTTGAAGTAATACGCCAAAAAGGGTGCAGTCCTCTTCATAACAAGCAGGCCCTGCTGATCCCTTCTGCTAGCTAACGGGCTATCAGCCTTTCTGCTCCTCTCAGCCGCTGCTTCATGGATTCAACACAACTTCTAGGGTTTTCTCTGAAAATGCCTCACTCACCTTGGGTATGGTTAAGTAGGTACACGAAGAGGAAAACTTTAAGAAGAAGCATATCTGATAAATCCATTGTTAGAGCATTGATACCGTTTTCACTTTATTGTCCTACTTAGATAGGCGCAGACGCCCTGTGTGTTTATTGCACCTTCCTCACATCGCCTCCTCGCTCTCCAGCGCCGTGACGTCAGACGCAGGGCAGTTTGGCATCCCTTCCCCCAAATGCATCCATGATCCAGGCCTGCATACATTACAATACGCCCAGGCACAGCACTAACTATGCCTGGGTGTAATGTAATGCATGCAATGTGTACGTCTTTTGCCACCATTACAGGCACAttagaaaaacaggaaaataaataataccaAAGTTgtcttttaatatttcagtgtcCACACCATTACAGCTCTTACATTTTACATATCAATACAGTTCAGTCATAGATCTCTTAAGAactattacattttattttatacagcTGAAACGTTTTGCTGATTAATCGAAACAATTAATCAGCAAcccattaatcaattaactgttTGAGTAATTTTTAAacaaagatgctaaaacattcccaagttccagcttctcaattttgaggatttgctgtccTTTTTTGTTGTATGTGATGCTTGTTGTAATAAGCTGaattatttgggttttggactgaaacAAGCAATGTGATGATGACATGTTAGGAATTTTCACTACTTTATTGACCAAACGATTCatcaattaatggagaaaacaatacagaaaataatcatGAATTGCAGCCctatcattttattatttctttattggTACCCAACTGATTTCTGGTAGAGTTGTGGCAAAACGGCATATCTATAGGCATATTATCACAGTAATTACTGGCATAACAAACTCGTAGAGCTGTCACACAATTTACAAGCAGCCAACTAAATGTGAGTTTTTGTTGCTTGGCAACCCAAGATCCTAAGAATATAGTGTTgccaaagaaaaggaaacaccATCAGTTTGGTGTGGCTGTTGTTTCCTGTCACGCATCAGCTCTGATTATCTGTAAGTAAGCTATTTCTGATCCTGGCAGTTCTAAGCAATGATCCTCCTCTCATGATGCACCTCTTCCTGTTGACGGCAGTGGTTTCTCTGATTATAATGCCACATGTCTCAAGGCACCCTCCTTGACACGACTTTTGCTATATTCAAATAGGATTAACTTTGTGATATATGGAAGATAAATCAAGGTTTTGAGATGAACATCAACATCTGTCCTAGAGGACCAGAATCATAAAAAGCACCCAGATCATTTTTTTCAGAGATTCTGTCTGCTGATGTTTCAATTTTGACCACACTCTGATTAATTAGCAGCAAAGTCTTATCACTCAAttcttctgtgtctgtttattcCAGACGAGCTCCTCTGGCTCCAGTAGCCACCACGTGACACACCTCCACATCAGCCCCAAGTTTCTGCAGCTCATCCAACCAGATCTGTTGCTTCTGGGACAGCCGGTCACTGGGCCccttcacctccaccagctacaacaacaagacCTCCCATGTCACACTGTACACTGCAGTATAATCCATGTACCCAGAGTTAAAATACACAAAGGAAAATATCAAATTCAAAGAGCCAGGACATGATGTGATCTCACCTTGTAACTGTGGTTTGACGTGTTCCACACCACTAGATCAGGCAAACCTCCACGGCAGTGTCTGTAGTCTTTTGACATTCGTGCTATTATCCCTCCTAAGAAGGCTCCACCCATGCATGACACGAGAGACTGCAAATAGAGTAGAAACATGTATATCTTACTCCGTGTTAGTACCTACTGtaacacataaacaaaacatctaGTCCAAGTTATCATTCCCAGTGTAACTAGACATAATATGAGAAAAACATTGCTGTACATTttatataatgtgtaatgtgataTACATATAAAGAACGATTAActacatgtttattattgaggttgTAGTTAGTGGTGGTCTTGTACTGGGTTGCATtataatgaaatgtgtttctaatattcgTCCCGcctcatgtttgtaaatgaagTGGGCGAAACATTAGAATCACCTCTCAATATATTGAAGTCCAGTTCAACCCCACTGCAACCTATAACCTCAATAGTAAACATATTCAATTAAAACTGAACATCATTGTCTTTGTAAAAATAGAATTTATGGTTGAGCTGTTGTATTGAAATGCATTAGCTTTTACAGGTGTACCTTTATAagagtatacagtatatttacaagAGTGACAGTAAACACCTGTGCCTGTTGAAGGGACGAGAAACGCTCCCAGTTGACCAGCGAACACACTTTACCCTCCTGGGAGGTCCAGACGTCTTCCAACATGTCATGCAGAGTCTCCACAGATGCCTCACTAACTAACTGCACACGAGAATCGATCGCCTCTTTTCTGTTCTCGTAGAAACAGTCAGTGTAGAGATCCAGGGGACATGTCTGTGAGAAGTCAGGAAGATAAGTTAAACTGGTACAGATGCACAGATGTCCCACAAATATTATATACGTGGAGACTTCACCTGGTATGGATTTCTGAAAACATCTGGAATGCCCTCCATGAAAATGATGTCCCATAGCAGAAGAGCAAACAATGTTGAGAATGTTGAGCCCTCTCCGTGGATCCCtattacattaacaatggcaaTACGATGTCAAGGTGATAAAAggatacaaaaatatttttcataggTGAAGAACAATGGCTTACCTTGGTCAAAGCCTTGCTGGCGGTAATGTGCTAAAGACAGCTCTTCCACAGAGCATATTACTGTGGCATTAGCACTCTCTTCCCCTTCTTCATTTGCTGGTATAAGAAACATAGATTTCCCCATGCCCCCCTCATGAGGGAACAGCTGTCCCCGGATGGTCACCTGCAAACAAAAGTACAGAAATGAATTCATATAggtattattttacatatagCCACACTTGTATGCTGACACATTGTGCTAAACTCACATGTTCAACGTCTTGGACTTGGATAGTGGGCAGGTCTTTTAGTTGCAGGCGATGCTTCTTGAAGCTGGCAGACTCTTTCATCCGAACAGCTCTCTGATGAAGAGAGAGTTTATGTCCAGTTCGCACCAGAGGGTCTGACAGCCCGTCTCTGATAGCACAAATAGCCTAAGATTAATGGGAAAAGACGACCGTCAAACGAATGAAAACACTACAGCTGTTGCTGAGCTGAATGTCACACAAAGAgataaatgttgaaaatgttttaaagacatGAATGAAACCACAGATACTGGTGCTCACTTGCTCAGATTTTTTTAGGTGCTGGTGAAGGTTTAGTGCCAGTCTATCCCACCACCGTCCTCGGCTGTCAGGACAGTAAACGTGCTGCAACAGTAAAGACCGCAGCTCCTCTACTGCTTCCTGTAACACAAAAGTAATCCCATAACATCTTCAACGATGACATAACTTCATAAATACTTGAatttgtgtgagagtgtgagcgGATAAGGTCATAAAAACCTCATAGCGACGCAGCCTCTGCAAAATCTCCACCCCTCTGGATAAGATACGAGTGTAAGCCCATCCTGTAGTGAAGCTGCGCAGGAACACAGGCAGCTCCTCCTGGTGACTATCCAACAAAATGATAACGTTAACTTTAAACAATATCCAGGGAGTCCATATCTTTAGACagaagcaaataaataaatttatgTCACCTGAGGTCATGGCTTTTCCTCAGCTCCTGCCAGGCACTTTTGGCAGCAGTGTAAAGCTCCATGGCCTCTTCCCATTGACCTCCCTGCATAGCTGAGACTACCTCTTGCAAGGCTCGCATGGATGCTTCATATCTGGTGTGATGGATGGAATCATCAGTATTTATTCCTGGCGACTGCTGTGTGGTGAAAATACAGTAGACTGAACTCTAACCTGATAAGATCATCTCTGTCCCCAAACACCTTGGCTGTACGCTGCACTGTGTAGTCTGGGAAGGCCAGACGTCCCGAGTTAACCAGCAGGATGGTGAAGAGCTGGCTCTGGCCACCAGCCgccatctcctcctcatccatgGTGTCCgtcagagagaagagcagaaggATGCGAGAGAAGACTGCCCGAGGACCACGACATAGACGTACACAAAAACCTGCAAGCTGCTTTGCCCTTTAAGGTTAGAGAGAACAGGGGTGAGATCATTACTGCAACACTAGTACTGTGACTGACCACAATGTATTTGATCAACTCACCTTTTGAGGATGACGGCCCCAATATTGTTTTGCGCTGGACTCAGAGAGAAGAGGGACTTTTGCCTGCTCAGACGGAGAAGTCCGTCCACTAGCTGCTGTTTCTGAGTCCCAGAATTGCCCAAATGGAAAGTCTTAGCCAGAGCTTTGAGTTCAGGAGCAGGCAGGAGATCCAAAGCCTCTCCTAACTCCTGGAGGTCACTCTCTTTGATatacaaaaacagcacaggAGGGCATCAacaagagaaaagcagaaaacgtACAAGTTTAGAGTGATGTGGTGTTTCAGCAGGTTAACATACATACTTTATTATATATGCTTTGTTTGTATAGCCCTtttggaaaaaagtgaaaaacaactaaaaactaaaaacaaacacaaaaacattaatataGCAAAAGTGATGGGTACAAGTTAAAAGTGGCATAGCACATAAAGACCAATTAATGCAGAaatgcatttatatttcattatttttaccCATAAAATGGTAGAAAGACCTTTTGAAAAGGAAGACAGTGTTGCTAGTTCCTTCAATCCATTCATTGTCTAGTGGAAGATTTTGGAGGGACAGGGGCATATCCCAGCATACATTGGTGATCTCTGTTTCCTATCTTTCCTCACTCTCCCTACTATTTATGAGTAGCAGCAGTTACAAATCAAGGGGGATTAAAAGTGTTAGGAAATGGagattttaatttaaacatttgataGTGTTTCTTAGCTAAAATTGTAAAACTGTTACCAACACAATACTCATTAACTGCAACTCCAACAGTCATGACGGAGAAATAACAGGAAGAACATGAATGTACAGCCTTCGACAGCACATTAACCAATCATTCAAGAGGTTTTGGTTTTAGCTGACTCTCCTAAAGATGCTCCAAAACGTCAAAATATATTATTAGGGATCCTTTACCCGACTGTAGAAATCCACCTTGAACCAGCTCCTTAGCAACAGGTCCCAGATCACTGCATATCTCTTCATAATCCAGTTTATTTACTTGGAGCCACTTCAGTTTCCTCTGAAAGAGTCTCACATACAGCTTCTGCCCCATGActttgagaagaaaaacacacgtGAGTGATGAGGCCTTACATTAAATAACAATGACTGAGTGATATTTTCAGCATACCTGAGAGCTTCTCAAATGCATGTACGAAAGACATGTCATGCTGGTTGAACAATGCCCTGTCGTCCTCGTTCTCCAGGACGGCCTGTAGAACGGTCCGGAAGTTGCGGAGGTAGTAGGGAAGCCGTTGGGGGTGAGAGCCCTCAACAGCCTGGTCACTAGTGGTGTT from Enoplosus armatus isolate fEnoArm2 chromosome 6, fEnoArm2.hap1, whole genome shotgun sequence includes:
- the fan1 gene encoding fanconi-associated nuclease 1 translates to MSERATKDKLKRSLSLSKSKNKSNVKAGISASAATTTPITSFFSSQPPPKLACPLCGQLVPRFKINEHIDLQCQNFERGDSSAASASNSVVPCIHLSPRRNPPKSPELDPNKEEELKETNTSPYFRKNNFQQAPREINSKSVVRTIDLGSLSSKLTQKYKVVERTQTEDAPTDPEKEIYSSETLSSSQKENLLIQSSEDRKDCVTVIDLTAASADTPTAVVDLSCSDKGQKREHKASKSETVQKRVTPKLRASSFNLAKRRKEKTSTGRASGFSKKIKYEGSSREPKEVLSSESIAETTEIPSSTATTTTTNNNNNDNTTSDPPMSSEETCEKSAAAISSDSLAESGAENTTSDQAVEGSHPQRLPYYLRNFRTVLQAVLENEDDRALFNQHDMSFVHAFEKLSVMGQKLYVRLFQRKLKWLQVNKLDYEEICSDLGPVAKELVQGGFLQSESDLQELGEALDLLPAPELKALAKTFHLGNSGTQKQQLVDGLLRLSRQKSLFSLSPAQNNIGAVILKRAKQLAGFCVRLCRGPRAVFSRILLLFSLTDTMDEEEMAAGGQSQLFTILLVNSGRLAFPDYTVQRTAKVFGDRDDLIRYEASMRALQEVVSAMQGGQWEEAMELYTAAKSAWQELRKSHDLSHQEELPVFLRSFTTGWAYTRILSRGVEILQRLRRYEEAVEELRSLLLQHVYCPDSRGRWWDRLALNLHQHLKKSEQAICAIRDGLSDPLVRTGHKLSLHQRAVRMKESASFKKHRLQLKDLPTIQVQDVEHVTIRGQLFPHEGGMGKSMFLIPANEEGEESANATVICSVEELSLAHYRQQGFDQGIHGEGSTFSTLFALLLWDIIFMEGIPDVFRNPYQTCPLDLYTDCFYENRKEAIDSRVQLVSEASVETLHDMLEDVWTSQEGKVCSLVNWERFSSLQQAQSLVSCMGGAFLGGIIARMSKDYRHCRGGLPDLVVWNTSNHSYKLVEVKGPSDRLSQKQQIWLDELQKLGADVEVCHVVATGARGARLE